A DNA window from Streptomyces asoensis contains the following coding sequences:
- a CDS encoding LacI family DNA-binding transcriptional regulator, protein MRAPTIRDVADRAGVSKSLVSLVLRGSDQVRAEKREAVLRAVRELGYRPNAAARSLSERRAQPDSPPPAAGATGAPMVGVLLHDLRNPWYVDLLDGLNSVLHSSGRHMLLADARLHRRVGQDPAGPFLDLGADGLVVVGTLPDPAALETVAARMPVVVAGARDPVPDAVDVVADDDEHGARLVTRHLLGLGHRRIAHLTGYGAVAELRRRGFEATMREAGPGHEALFAAGDLTEEGGYRATVRLLARADRPTAVFAVNDMTAVGVLSAAGELGLRVPDDLSVVGYDNTGISRLRHVWLTTVDGAGHEVGRRAARCLLDRLERPGGPGREHLAAPALEVRGTTARPPALTG, encoded by the coding sequence ATGAGAGCGCCGACCATCCGTGACGTCGCCGACCGCGCCGGGGTGTCCAAGTCACTCGTCTCCCTGGTGCTGCGCGGCTCCGACCAGGTGCGTGCCGAGAAGCGGGAGGCCGTCCTGCGGGCCGTACGCGAACTGGGCTACCGGCCGAACGCGGCCGCGCGCAGCCTGAGCGAACGGCGTGCCCAGCCGGACTCCCCGCCGCCCGCCGCCGGCGCCACCGGGGCTCCCATGGTCGGCGTCCTGCTGCACGACCTGCGCAACCCCTGGTACGTGGACCTCCTGGACGGCCTCAACTCGGTGCTGCACAGCAGCGGTCGCCACATGCTGCTCGCCGACGCGCGGCTGCACCGGCGCGTCGGTCAGGACCCGGCCGGACCCTTCCTCGACCTGGGGGCCGACGGACTGGTCGTCGTCGGCACGCTGCCCGATCCGGCGGCCCTGGAGACCGTGGCCGCCCGGATGCCGGTCGTCGTCGCGGGGGCCCGCGACCCGGTGCCGGACGCGGTGGACGTGGTGGCCGACGACGACGAGCACGGAGCCCGCCTGGTCACCCGGCACCTCCTCGGTCTCGGCCACCGGCGCATCGCCCACCTCACGGGCTACGGCGCCGTCGCCGAGCTGCGCAGGCGCGGCTTCGAGGCCACGATGCGGGAGGCGGGCCCGGGGCACGAGGCGCTCTTCGCGGCCGGTGACCTGACGGAGGAGGGCGGCTACCGGGCGACGGTGCGGCTGCTCGCCCGCGCCGACCGCCCCACCGCGGTGTTCGCCGTCAACGACATGACGGCGGTGGGCGTGCTGTCGGCGGCCGGGGAACTGGGTCTGCGCGTGCCGGACGACCTGTCGGTGGTCGGCTACGACAACACCGGTATCTCGCGGCTGCGGCACGTCTGGCTCACGACCGTCGACGGCGCGGGCCACGAGGTCGGGCGCCGCGCCGCCCGCTGTCTGCTGGACCGCCTCGAACGGCCCGGTGGACCGGGGCGAGAGCACCTCGCCGCGCCGGCCCTGGAGGTCCGGGGGACGACGGCGCGCCCGCCCGCGCTCACAGGGTGA
- a CDS encoding ATP-binding cassette domain-containing protein, which translates to MTTDGTGTHGAILADTVPEGGDTPLVELRNAGKSYGNIRALHGVDLTVRPGQVTCVLGDNGAGKSTLIKIISGLHQHTEGEFLVDGCPVRFSTPREALDKGIATVYQDLATVPLMPVWRNFFLGSEMTKGPWPVRRLDIDRMKKTADQELRNMGIVLDDLEQPIGTLSGGQRQCVAIARAVYFGARVLILDEPTAALGVKQSGVVLKYIAAARDRGLGVIFITHNPHHAYMVGDHFSVLRLGTMELTASRDQVSLEELTNHMAGGTELAALKHELAQVRGVDVEELPEEKDLTAPVANPGEKAS; encoded by the coding sequence ATGACCACCGACGGAACCGGCACGCACGGCGCCATCCTCGCGGACACCGTCCCCGAGGGCGGGGACACCCCGCTCGTCGAACTGCGGAACGCGGGCAAGTCCTACGGCAACATCCGCGCCCTGCACGGCGTCGACCTCACCGTCCGCCCCGGCCAGGTGACCTGTGTCCTGGGCGACAACGGCGCCGGCAAGTCCACCCTCATCAAGATCATCTCCGGGCTGCACCAGCACACCGAGGGCGAGTTCCTCGTCGACGGCTGCCCCGTGCGCTTCAGCACCCCGCGCGAGGCGCTCGACAAGGGCATCGCCACGGTCTACCAGGACCTCGCCACCGTCCCCCTGATGCCGGTCTGGCGCAACTTCTTCCTCGGCTCCGAGATGACCAAGGGCCCCTGGCCCGTACGCCGTCTCGACATCGACCGGATGAAGAAGACGGCCGACCAGGAACTGCGCAACATGGGCATCGTCCTGGACGACCTCGAACAGCCCATCGGCACCCTCTCCGGCGGTCAGCGCCAGTGCGTCGCCATCGCCCGCGCCGTCTACTTCGGCGCCCGCGTCCTCATCCTGGACGAGCCGACCGCGGCCCTGGGCGTCAAGCAGTCCGGCGTCGTGCTGAAGTACATCGCCGCCGCCCGCGACCGCGGTCTCGGCGTCATCTTCATCACCCACAACCCGCACCACGCCTACATGGTCGGCGACCACTTCAGCGTCCTGCGCCTGGGAACCATGGAACTCACCGCCTCCCGCGACCAGGTCAGCCTCGAGGAACTCACCAACCACATGGCCGGCGGCACCGAACTCGCCGCGCTGAAGCACGAGTTGGCCCAGGTGCGGGGCGTCGACGTCGAAGAGCTGCCGGAGGAGAAGGACCTCACCGCGCCCGTCGCGAACCCCGGCGAGAAGGCGTCCTGA
- a CDS encoding sugar ABC transporter substrate-binding protein, giving the protein MDSSSPFRSRRIAPAVALAAAVTLTLAGCSSSSGGKKSEESADGASAGKASTPQMTVALVTHQSPGDTFWDIVRKGAEAAAAKDNVKLVYSADPNAGNQANLIQNAIDQKVDGIAVTLAKPDALKDVIAKAKTAKIPVVGLNSGVSEWKNLGLMEFFGQDETVAGEALGNRLNSEGAKKAVCVIQEQGNIGLTQRCAGVKKTFSGTTETLYVNGTDMPSVKSTITAKLSQDKAIDYVVTLGAPFALTAVQSKADAGSKAKIATFDLNKDLTSAIDKGTIEFAVDQQPYLQGYLAVDSLWLYKNNGNYMGGGEQPVLTGPAFVDKTNVDAVASFAAKGTR; this is encoded by the coding sequence ATGGACAGCTCTTCTCCGTTCCGCTCGCGCAGAATCGCTCCGGCCGTGGCCCTGGCCGCCGCTGTGACCCTGACTCTCGCGGGTTGTTCCAGCAGCTCGGGCGGCAAGAAGTCCGAGGAGAGCGCGGACGGCGCTTCCGCGGGCAAGGCGAGCACCCCGCAGATGACGGTCGCGCTGGTGACCCACCAGTCGCCCGGTGACACCTTCTGGGACATCGTCCGCAAGGGTGCGGAGGCGGCCGCCGCCAAGGACAACGTCAAGCTGGTCTACTCCGCCGACCCGAACGCCGGCAACCAGGCCAACCTCATCCAGAACGCCATCGACCAGAAGGTCGACGGCATCGCGGTCACCCTCGCCAAGCCCGACGCCCTCAAGGACGTCATAGCCAAGGCCAAGACCGCGAAGATCCCGGTGGTCGGCCTCAACTCCGGTGTCAGCGAGTGGAAGAACCTCGGTCTGATGGAGTTCTTCGGTCAGGACGAGACGGTGGCCGGCGAGGCCCTCGGCAACCGGCTCAACTCCGAGGGCGCCAAGAAGGCCGTCTGTGTCATCCAGGAGCAGGGCAACATCGGCCTGACCCAGCGCTGCGCCGGTGTCAAGAAGACCTTCTCGGGCACGACGGAGACCCTGTACGTCAACGGCACGGACATGCCGTCGGTGAAGTCCACGATCACCGCAAAGCTGAGCCAGGACAAGGCCATCGACTACGTCGTCACCCTGGGCGCCCCGTTCGCGCTGACGGCGGTGCAGTCCAAGGCCGACGCGGGCAGCAAGGCCAAGATCGCCACCTTCGACCTCAACAAGGACCTCACGAGCGCCATCGACAAGGGCACGATCGAGTTCGCGGTCGACCAGCAGCCGTACCTCCAGGGCTACCTGGCGGTCGACTCGCTGTGGCTGTACAAGAACAACGGCAACTACATGGGCGGCGGCGAGCAGCCGGTGCTGACCGGTCCGGCCTTCGTGGACAAGACCAACGTCGACGCGGTCGCCTCGTTCGCCGCGAAGGGCACCCGGTGA
- a CDS encoding ABC transporter permease, whose protein sequence is MSMTQHAEPAVGTPPAPGRKESDGRTKQRPPVLRLLARPEVGVFLGAVAVYVFFLIAAPPVREGSAMANILYQSSTIGIMALPVALLMIGGEFDLSAGVAVITSALTASMLSYQLTMNVWVGVVVALLVSLGIGFLNGWMVVKTGLPSFLITLGTFLILQGVNLAVTKLVTTNVATDDISDMDGFAQAKKIFASSFEVGGVQVKITIVYWLVFAAIATWILLRTRYGNWIFAVGGNKESARAVGVPVTFTKISLFMLVGFGAWFVGMHQLFTFNTVQSGEGVGQELIYISAAVIGGCLLTGGAGSAIGPVFGAFMFGMVQQGIVYAGWNPDWFKAFLGVMLLGAVLINLWVQRTATRR, encoded by the coding sequence ATGAGCATGACCCAGCATGCCGAGCCGGCGGTGGGGACACCGCCGGCCCCCGGCCGCAAGGAGAGCGACGGCCGGACCAAGCAACGCCCGCCCGTCCTGCGCCTGTTGGCCCGCCCCGAGGTGGGCGTGTTCCTCGGCGCGGTCGCGGTCTACGTGTTCTTCCTGATCGCTGCGCCGCCGGTGCGCGAGGGCAGCGCGATGGCCAACATCCTCTACCAGTCGTCGACGATCGGGATCATGGCGCTCCCGGTCGCCCTGCTGATGATCGGCGGGGAGTTCGACCTGTCCGCCGGTGTCGCGGTGATCACCTCGGCGCTCACCGCGTCCATGCTCAGCTACCAGCTCACCATGAACGTCTGGGTCGGCGTGGTCGTCGCCCTCCTGGTGTCCCTGGGGATCGGGTTCCTCAACGGCTGGATGGTGGTCAAAACGGGGCTGCCGAGCTTCCTGATCACGCTGGGCACGTTCCTGATCCTCCAGGGCGTGAACCTGGCGGTGACCAAGCTCGTCACCACCAACGTGGCCACGGACGACATCAGCGACATGGACGGCTTCGCCCAGGCCAAGAAGATCTTCGCCTCGTCCTTCGAGGTCGGCGGCGTCCAGGTGAAGATCACCATCGTCTACTGGCTGGTGTTCGCGGCGATCGCCACCTGGATCCTGCTGCGCACCCGGTACGGCAACTGGATCTTCGCGGTCGGCGGCAACAAGGAGTCCGCGCGGGCCGTCGGTGTGCCGGTGACCTTCACCAAGATCTCGCTGTTCATGCTGGTCGGCTTCGGCGCCTGGTTCGTCGGCATGCACCAGCTGTTCACCTTCAACACCGTCCAGTCCGGCGAGGGCGTGGGCCAGGAGCTGATCTACATCTCCGCGGCCGTCATCGGCGGCTGTCTGCTGACCGGCGGCGCCGGCAGCGCCATCGGCCCGGTCTTCGGCGCGTTCATGTTCGGCATGGTGCAGCAGGGCATCGTCTACGCCGGCTGGAACCCCGACTGGTTCAAGGCCTTCCTCGGCGTCATGCTCCTCGGCGCCGTCCTCATCAATCTGTGGGTCCAGCGCACGGCCACCCGGAGGTGA
- a CDS encoding Gfo/Idh/MocA family protein — translation MVDALGVAVVGFGWMGRVHTQAYARVRHHYPQLAVRPELVTVAEEVPGRAEEAARRFGFASFTRDWREVAADPRVHAVSITAPNFLHREIGVAMAEAGKHIWIEKPVGLTPADARAVADAVAAASVQGAVGFNYRNAPAVEAARDLVASGELGTVTHVRVRLFSDYAAHPDGALTWRYERERGGSGVLGDLASHGVDLARFLLGDIASLTADTAVFVPQRARPTGATAGHSLAAGGELGPVENEDYVSCLLRFASGARGVLEACRVSVGEQNNYGFEVHGTRGAVFWDFRRMNELGVSRGTTYQDQPVSTVYVGPGDGEFGAFQPGAANAMGYDDLKVVEAYRFLRSVAEGVPRGATLTDAVHSATALEAMTRSAHSGSWVDVHP, via the coding sequence ATGGTGGATGCGCTCGGAGTGGCCGTCGTCGGATTCGGCTGGATGGGCCGCGTGCACACCCAGGCGTACGCCCGGGTGCGGCACCACTATCCGCAGCTGGCCGTGCGTCCGGAACTCGTGACCGTCGCCGAGGAGGTGCCCGGCCGGGCGGAGGAGGCGGCGCGGCGGTTCGGCTTCGCGTCCTTCACCCGGGACTGGCGCGAGGTGGCCGCCGACCCGCGGGTGCACGCCGTCAGCATCACCGCGCCGAACTTCCTGCACCGCGAGATCGGTGTCGCGATGGCCGAGGCCGGCAAGCACATCTGGATCGAGAAGCCGGTGGGGCTGACCCCCGCGGACGCCAGGGCGGTGGCCGACGCGGTGGCCGCGGCCTCGGTGCAGGGCGCGGTCGGCTTCAACTACCGCAACGCGCCGGCCGTGGAGGCGGCCCGCGACCTCGTCGCCTCGGGTGAACTCGGGACCGTCACCCATGTCCGCGTCCGCCTCTTCAGCGACTACGCGGCCCATCCCGACGGCGCTCTGACCTGGCGCTACGAGCGGGAGCGGGGCGGCAGCGGAGTCCTGGGCGACCTGGCCTCGCACGGCGTGGACCTGGCCCGGTTCCTGCTCGGCGACATCGCGTCCCTGACGGCCGACACGGCGGTCTTCGTCCCCCAGCGGGCCCGCCCGACGGGGGCCACCGCGGGTCACAGCCTCGCCGCCGGCGGCGAACTCGGTCCGGTCGAGAACGAGGACTACGTCAGCTGCCTGCTGCGTTTCGCCTCCGGCGCCCGGGGGGTGCTGGAGGCCTGCCGGGTCTCCGTCGGCGAGCAGAACAACTACGGCTTCGAGGTGCACGGCACCCGGGGCGCGGTGTTCTGGGACTTCCGCAGGATGAACGAGCTCGGCGTCAGTCGCGGCACCACGTACCAGGACCAGCCCGTCAGCACGGTGTACGTCGGTCCGGGCGACGGCGAGTTCGGGGCCTTCCAGCCGGGTGCGGCGAACGCCATGGGCTACGACGACCTCAAGGTCGTGGAGGCGTACCGCTTCCTGCGGTCGGTCGCCGAGGGCGTCCCCCGCGGGGCGACGCTCACGGACGCCGTGCACAGCGCGACGGCGCTGGAGGCGATGACCCGGTCCGCGCACAGCGGCTCCTGGGTGGACGTGCACCCGTAG
- a CDS encoding Gfo/Idh/MocA family oxidoreductase translates to MRIGILGLGRIGAFHAETLSGLDAVASLVVADPFAEAAKSAAERFGAEVADSPEAVLAAGVDGVVIAAATDAHPGLILAAVEAGIPVFCEKPVAKTMSEGVKVLDAVRGSDVPIQIGYNRRFDAGFVAARAAVSAGELGKLHTVRSTTLDPAPPPAAYVAASGGIFRDCSVHDFDIIRWVTGREVTEVYAVGGNRGADYIKEAGDADTTGAILTLDDGTIAVVSNSRHNARGYDVRMEIHGFTDSIAVGLEDKLPLRSVEPGVTFPAGIPHDFFMDRFTAAYRAELTAFTEVVAGTRTSPCTIEDALEAGWIAEACTLSLHEHRPVTIAEVRAS, encoded by the coding sequence ATGCGTATCGGAATCCTCGGCCTCGGCCGCATCGGCGCCTTCCACGCCGAGACCCTCTCCGGACTCGACGCCGTCGCGTCGCTCGTGGTGGCCGACCCGTTCGCGGAGGCCGCCAAGAGCGCCGCCGAGCGGTTCGGCGCCGAGGTCGCCGACTCCCCCGAGGCCGTCCTGGCCGCCGGGGTGGACGGTGTCGTGATCGCGGCGGCGACCGATGCGCATCCGGGCCTGATCCTGGCCGCCGTCGAAGCGGGCATCCCCGTCTTCTGCGAGAAGCCCGTCGCGAAGACCATGAGCGAGGGCGTGAAGGTGCTCGACGCCGTCCGTGGAAGCGACGTGCCCATCCAGATCGGCTACAACCGTCGCTTCGACGCGGGGTTCGTCGCCGCGCGGGCGGCCGTGAGCGCCGGCGAACTGGGCAAGCTGCACACGGTCCGTTCGACCACGCTGGACCCGGCCCCGCCGCCCGCCGCGTACGTCGCCGCCTCCGGGGGCATCTTCCGGGACTGCTCGGTGCACGACTTCGACATCATCCGCTGGGTCACCGGCCGCGAGGTGACGGAGGTGTACGCCGTCGGCGGCAACCGGGGGGCCGACTACATCAAGGAGGCGGGCGACGCCGACACCACCGGCGCGATCCTCACACTCGACGACGGCACGATCGCGGTGGTCTCCAACTCCCGGCACAACGCGCGCGGTTACGACGTGCGGATGGAGATCCACGGTTTCACCGACTCGATCGCCGTGGGCCTGGAGGACAAGCTGCCCCTGCGGTCGGTCGAGCCCGGCGTGACCTTCCCCGCGGGCATCCCGCACGACTTCTTCATGGACCGGTTCACGGCCGCCTACCGCGCCGAACTCACCGCGTTCACCGAGGTCGTGGCCGGCACCCGCACCTCGCCCTGCACGATCGAGGACGCCCTCGAGGCGGGCTGGATCGCGGAGGCGTGCACGCTGTCCCTGCACGAGCACCGGCCGGTGACGATCGCCGAGGTCCGCGCCTCCTGA
- a CDS encoding serine hydrolase domain-containing protein encodes MRHPYLRLRTGIVVATALGALVAVPAASGAVTAAPPTAATATEPPSPSSSGDGVVELTPAVRQQVDEAVQRVMKQASIPGVTVGIWTPDKGEYVKSFGVADKNTGRAMNPGLYMRIGSETKTFTVTALLQLVDQGKVGLDDTIGKYIDGVPNGDKITLRQLAGMRSGLFNYSADEDFFKALTSDPQRPFTPQQLLAYSFKHPVLFPPGEKFYYCNTNLILLGLVVEQMSGQHLDDYIQDHVLDPAGLDHTLFPTGNEFPTPHSQGYTDQTATGAVEDSADWDPSWGWAAGAMISRLDDLRVWARTVATGVLPDGSRMISPATQRQRLITPPTPIPGAGYGLGIFDVQGWIGHNGSLPGYESLTIYLPSARATLVVLLNTDINYKNQEPSTLFGDAITTIVSPQHVFNLPAEPAAR; translated from the coding sequence ATGAGACACCCGTATCTCCGACTGCGCACGGGAATCGTCGTCGCCACCGCCCTGGGGGCCCTGGTGGCGGTACCGGCCGCGAGCGGGGCGGTCACCGCGGCCCCGCCCACCGCCGCCACCGCGACCGAGCCGCCGTCGCCGTCCTCGTCCGGGGACGGCGTCGTCGAACTCACCCCGGCCGTGCGGCAGCAGGTGGACGAGGCCGTGCAGCGAGTCATGAAGCAGGCGAGCATTCCCGGAGTGACCGTCGGCATCTGGACGCCCGACAAGGGCGAGTACGTGAAGTCCTTCGGCGTCGCCGACAAGAACACCGGGCGGGCGATGAACCCCGGCCTCTACATGCGTATCGGCAGCGAGACCAAGACGTTCACGGTCACCGCCCTGCTCCAGCTCGTCGACCAGGGGAAGGTCGGCCTCGACGACACCATCGGCAAGTACATCGACGGCGTGCCGAACGGCGACAAGATCACACTGCGTCAACTCGCCGGAATGCGCAGCGGGTTGTTCAACTACTCGGCGGACGAGGACTTCTTCAAGGCGCTGACCTCCGATCCGCAGCGGCCCTTCACCCCGCAGCAGTTGCTCGCCTACTCCTTCAAGCACCCCGTGCTCTTCCCGCCGGGCGAGAAGTTCTACTACTGCAACACCAACCTGATCCTGCTCGGCCTGGTCGTCGAGCAGATGAGCGGCCAGCACCTCGACGACTACATCCAGGACCACGTCCTCGACCCCGCGGGCCTCGACCACACCCTGTTCCCGACCGGCAACGAGTTCCCGACCCCGCACTCGCAGGGCTACACGGACCAGACCGCGACCGGTGCGGTGGAGGACTCGGCCGACTGGGACCCCTCCTGGGGCTGGGCGGCCGGCGCGATGATCTCAAGGCTGGACGACCTGCGGGTGTGGGCGCGCACCGTGGCCACGGGCGTGCTGCCCGACGGCAGCCGGATGATCAGCCCCGCCACCCAGCGGCAGCGGCTGATCACGCCGCCGACGCCCATCCCGGGCGCCGGGTACGGGCTCGGCATCTTCGACGTGCAGGGCTGGATCGGCCACAACGGCTCGCTGCCCGGCTACGAGTCCCTGACCATCTACCTGCCGTCGGCGCGGGCCACCCTCGTGGTCCTGCTGAACACCGACATCAACTACAAGAACCAGGAGCCCAGCACCCTGTTCGGCGACGCCATCACCACGATCGTCTCCCCGCAGCACGTCTTCAACCTGCCGGCGGAACCCGCGGCGCGGTAG
- a CDS encoding LacI family DNA-binding transcriptional regulator produces MGHPFPIREIARQAGLSEATVDRVLNGRGGVRESTAQEVRRAIADLDRQRTQVRLVGRTFMLDIVMQAPERFTTAVRAALEAELPSLHPAVLRSRFHFRETGPARELVATLDRIARRGSQGVVLKAPDVPETNAAVGRLVAAGIPVVTLVTDLPASARLAYVGIDDRAAGATAAYLMGQWLGDRPGNVLTSLSSGFFRNEEEREMGFRSVMRARHPERTLVEIAGGQGLDATQYELVRAALERDPDIRAVYSIGGGNHATLRAFADLGRECAVFVAHDLDHDNTRLLRGHRLSAVLHHDLRHDVREACHTVMRAHGALPPAGPMPPSAIQVVTPYNLPPRVAAG; encoded by the coding sequence GTGGGTCACCCGTTCCCCATCCGAGAGATCGCACGTCAGGCGGGGCTCAGCGAGGCCACCGTCGACCGGGTCCTGAACGGCAGGGGCGGGGTGCGTGAGTCGACGGCGCAGGAGGTGCGGCGCGCCATCGCCGACCTGGACCGGCAGCGCACCCAGGTCCGGCTCGTGGGCCGCACGTTCATGCTCGACATCGTGATGCAGGCGCCGGAACGGTTCACCACCGCCGTCCGGGCCGCCCTGGAGGCCGAGCTGCCCTCCCTGCACCCGGCCGTCCTCCGCTCCCGCTTCCATTTCCGGGAGACCGGACCGGCCCGGGAACTGGTCGCGACCCTAGACCGGATAGCCCGCCGGGGCTCGCAGGGCGTCGTCCTCAAGGCGCCGGACGTCCCGGAGACCAACGCCGCCGTCGGCAGGCTGGTGGCCGCCGGCATCCCGGTCGTCACCCTGGTCACGGACCTCCCGGCCAGTGCCCGCCTCGCCTACGTCGGTATCGACGACCGCGCCGCCGGAGCCACCGCCGCCTACCTCATGGGCCAGTGGCTCGGCGACCGCCCCGGCAATGTGCTCACCAGTCTCAGCAGCGGTTTCTTCCGCAACGAGGAGGAGCGCGAGATGGGGTTCCGCAGCGTGATGCGGGCCCGCCACCCCGAGCGCACGCTGGTCGAGATCGCCGGGGGACAGGGGCTGGACGCCACCCAGTACGAGCTGGTCAGGGCCGCGCTGGAACGGGACCCGGACATCCGCGCCGTCTACTCCATCGGGGGCGGCAACCACGCCACCCTGCGCGCCTTCGCCGACCTCGGCCGGGAGTGCGCCGTGTTCGTGGCGCACGACCTCGACCACGACAACACCCGGCTGCTGCGCGGCCACCGGCTGTCCGCGGTCCTCCACCACGACCTGCGTCACGACGTGCGCGAGGCGTGCCACACGGTGATGCGGGCCCATGGCGCGCTGCCGCCCGCCGGTCCCATGCCGCCGTCGGCGATCCAGGTGGTGACCCCGTACAACCTGCCGCCCCGGGTGGCGGCCGGCTGA